The following nucleotide sequence is from Ferruginibacter lapsinanis.
GTTTCCAACTACCAACCAGTTCTTCCTTTCCATTTACTTTTTTGTAAGAAAGTATATGTGTTTGCAAACAGTCTTGCATAGGAGGGGTATTGCCTTTGATACGAGCTGTTTCAGTAACTTTTATACTTTTGGTGGAAGGATCGTAACTGCCCGATAAACTGCAGATAACAAAATATTTGCGTCCCTGGAAATAAGTGTAAGAATATCCACTGATATGTTCTCCAGATATATTCAACTCTAAAACATATTCGGTGCTTTGCTCGTTGTACAGGCTGATGTTGCCATTATCATCGAAAAAACCTCTCCATTGGCCATTGATATTTTGCCCGAAACTACTTGTAGCAATAAATAACATCAGTAAAAAGGGTAAAAATCTGCTCATATTATCTATAAAATTTTGACTTAAATATACTATTACAAAGATATTTCAGATATATTTTTCCATAGCCAATACTTCGTTAAATTTGCAGTTCTTAAAAACAGTGGGAATCTACAAAACATGATTAAAATTACATTACCTGATGGCGCTATCAGGGAATACGAAAATGGTACATCTGCAATGGATGTAGCTAAATCTATCAGCGAAGGACTGGCCAGAAAGGTGTTGGCAGCAAAAATTAATGGGCAGGTGTGGGATGCATCTCGTCCTATAACTGAAGATGCTTCTTTACAATTGCTTACCTGGAACGACCTGGATGGCAAATCTACTTTCTGGCATTCATCGGCGCATTTAATGGCTGAAGCTATAGAGAGCACTTTTAAAGGAGTGAAATTTTGGGTAGGGCCACCGTTAGAAACAGGGTTTTACTATGATGTTGATTTAGGAGACAATAGCATAACTGAAGATGATCTGCGTAGACTTGAAGTGAAAATGGCTGAATTAGCAAAACAAAATAATCCTTTTTTACGTCAGGAAATTGCAAAAGCAGATGCAATTAAATTATTTTCCGATAAAGGGGATGAATACAAATTAGATCTGTTGAGTGGCCTGGCAGACGGTAGCATCACTTTGTACACACAAGGACAGTTTACGGATCTCTGTCGCGGTCCACATATTCCTAATACTGGATTTATTAAAGGAATTAAGTTGACAAATATTGCCGGAGCTTACTGGAAAGGCGATGAGAAAAATAAAATGCTTACCCGTATTTATGGGGTGACATTTCCTACAACAAAAGAACTGGATGAATATTTAGTGTTGTTGGAAGAGGCTAAAAAAAGAGATCACCGTAAACTTGGTAAAGAATTAGAGTTATTTACTTTTTCTGAAAAAGTAGGGATGGGTTTACCGATGTGGTTACCTAAAGGTGCTATGCTTCGTGAAAGACTGCAACAGTTCTTACAAAAAGCACAAACAGAAAGTGGTTACCTGCCGGTAATTACACCACATATCGGCCATAAAAATTTGTATGTGACCAGTGGCCACTATGAAAAATATGGTGCGGATAGTTTTCAGCCGATCAGAACACCACAGGAAGGCGAGGAATTCTTTTTAAAACCAATGAACTGTCCGCATCACTGCGAAATTTATAAAACATCGCCACGTAGCTATAAAGATTTGCCTTTGCGTTTGGCGGAGTTTGGTACTGTGTACAGATATGAGCAACATGGAGAATTGCATGGTCTTACAAGGGTAAGAGGTTTTACCCAGGACGATGCCCATCTTTTCTGTATGCCC
It contains:
- the thrS gene encoding threonine--tRNA ligase, whose translation is MIKITLPDGAIREYENGTSAMDVAKSISEGLARKVLAAKINGQVWDASRPITEDASLQLLTWNDLDGKSTFWHSSAHLMAEAIESTFKGVKFWVGPPLETGFYYDVDLGDNSITEDDLRRLEVKMAELAKQNNPFLRQEIAKADAIKLFSDKGDEYKLDLLSGLADGSITLYTQGQFTDLCRGPHIPNTGFIKGIKLTNIAGAYWKGDEKNKMLTRIYGVTFPTTKELDEYLVLLEEAKKRDHRKLGKELELFTFSEKVGMGLPMWLPKGAMLRERLQQFLQKAQTESGYLPVITPHIGHKNLYVTSGHYEKYGADSFQPIRTPQEGEEFFLKPMNCPHHCEIYKTSPRSYKDLPLRLAEFGTVYRYEQHGELHGLTRVRGFTQDDAHLFCMPNQVKDEFKKVIDMVLYVLDSLSFTNFTAQISLRSKEDRSKYIGSDENWELAEQAIIEAAAEKGLNTVVEYGEAAFYGPKLDFMVRDAIGRKWQLGTIQVDYNLPVRFELTYIGEDNAKHTPVMIHRAPFGSMERFIAVLIEHCAGKFPLWLAPVQAKILPISDKFLPHCEELLKELKAADIRAEIDDRNEKIGKKIRDTELAKYPLMLVIGEKEMNENKVALRRQGKGDIGVLSVPDFIAYVNEEVKSRRAFE